ttgtattggttttgtcatacatcaacatgaatctgccatgggtgcacacgtgttccctatcctgaacccccctcccaccttcctcctcatACCATGCCtcttggtcatcccagtgcaccagccccgagcatcctgtaccATGCGcagaacctagactggcgattcatttcacatatgatattatacatgtttcaatgtcattctcccaaatcatcccacactcgccctctcccacagagtccaaaagattgttctagacatctgtgtctcttttgctgtctcacatataaggttatcattaccatctttctaaatttcatatatatgtgttagtgtactgtattggtgtttttctttctggcttacttcactctgtataataggctccagtttcattcacctcattagaactgattcaaatgtattctttttaatggctgaataatactattgtgtatatgtaccacagctttcttatccatttgtctgatgatggacatctcgattgcttctgcacaacaaaggaaactataagcaaggtgaaaaacagccttcagaatgggagaaaataatagcaaatgaagcagctgacaaagaattaatctaaaaaatatacaagaaactcctgcagctcaattccaaaaaaataaacgacccaatcaaaaaatgggccaaagaacttaaacagacatttcttcagagaaggcatacagatggctaacaaacacatgaaaagatgctcaatatcagtcattatcagagaaatgcaaatcaaaaccacaatgaggtaccatttcacgccagtcagaatggctgctatccaaaagtctacaagcaataaatgctggagaggatgtggagaaaacggaacctTCTttcactgtttgtgggaatgcaaactagttcagccactatggagaaccgtGTGGctattccttaaaaactggaaatagaacggccatatgacccagcaatcccactgctggtcatacacactgaggaaatcagaattgaaagatacacttgtaccccaatgttcatcgcagtactgtttataataaatttattcttatctattttattcttaCTATTGCTAGTAGAAATAAGATTaatatcttaatttcttttttgggtAGTTCATTATTTATACATGTAAATGCAACTAAATTTTCTatattgactttgtatcctgcagccttgtttgtatattttttattagttttaacaGTTTTGGTGAATTTCCTGCATTTTCTATTATAAGATTTTGTCGACCATACAACCTTTTAATTTGACTTCTTCTTGGTACCATGCATCAGATATTTATGCATATTATTTTATCTATGAATAGCTCACTCATTTATTAGTAAATAGTATTCCATTTCAAGCATGCATCTTAGTTGGTTTTCCCTTTCTCAATTAAGAGTTATTTTGGTTATTTTCAACTATTTGAAACCATGACTAGAATTCTTATAAATATTCTTGTATAGTCATTGAATAATAAGGAAACAGTGAAGAAAAATAGGACAATTATTTTCAAGTCACTATATGTCAGGGGAAGCTGACAGTGATCACTGAGAGATGGTAAACGAACAATTTGATTTCTGTCTaggagttttctggttaactattttttaaagaattcccaTGTTGTGAAACAGAGAGCTGTACCACCAAAAATCCTGGTCCAGTCTCTGAGTTGAGGAGATGAAGTTGAGTGTCTTCATCTAAAACAGAATTCTGAGAGTAGAATACTGAAGATTATAAACCTATTCTCCTGAaaacatcaatactttggccacctgatatgaagaatccactcattggaaaagaccctgatgctgggaaaaatcgaAGGTAAGAGATAGTAACaataaagaatgagatggttggatggcataactgacttggacatcagtttgaacaagctctgggagttggtgattgacagggaaacctagagtactgcagtccatggggttgcaaagagtcagacacaactgagcaactgaactcatggagagagagagagagagcaaaagagagataagggaggcagagagagagactgaCAAAGAGAATGACTGAGAACTAAATTGTAACCTGGGGTTTAATTTATAAACAAtcagaaacttttatttttattatatgcttCTTGTTTAATGGTAACATATAAtgcattgtatatatgcataGACTTAAGTCTTTTGAACTGTATTGCAATTAGGACACAGAATAGTATATTCTCTACCTTGGGGAAGGCTCATGAGCACTTTGAGATGAAAGGGATAATAGTCCCCCAAATTTCTATTTCCCCAATTCCATATTAACATAGACTCCCTCAACTTGCCTATCTGAAGCTATGTTGACAAactatgtgaaaaaaaatctatctacacttaaaacaagttttaaattACTTCTTCTGATATTGTCATCCATTATCTTCTGCGTTTCAAGTCGGATATGATTTTCAAAGACAAAGCTTAAACTTGAATAGTTTTGCCTATTTTtaggtcatttttttaaaaagaaagtttacaTATTTTTGCAGAGATGGACAGTTCTCTCTTGGTGAAATGACATCAAGCTGTTTTTTATAGCTTTTCCCCAAGAGGACAGGGCTCTTTAAGTCCTGTTCTACATGCTGATTATACTGGTGGCATCTCTGGAGGTAAAGAGTGCACCATCAAAATCATGTTTAAGGTCCCAATGAATTTAATTAGACAAAACTTATCCTTGGAGATGCACCAATTGAATAACTCAATAATATGTGCCCTATTTCAAAATAGATAAGGTATTTATGGGCCTTTTTCCTCACCTCACATGACAGACTTTTGAGAATTTAAATAGTGGGCTCAAATCATAACGATGTATGTATTATGAAATTATTCTCCATTCTTCAGAAAACCCAAAGTTCAACAATgaagagtattttaaaattaattaagaatTGATATGCTATTCAGATTATTTCACTATTTCACTTTGATTGGTATAAAATATTGTacagaaaaatttttatttaaacaatttgTAAATAATTTCCAGTTTTATCTCTAATAAAAATGTTGATTTCATATTTGTTGGTGTTTGAGACAAATTCTGCCAACAGCAAATATTTTGGGTCTCTATTCAACAATCAAGTTCTTTGGGTAACAGGACATTCACAATCATTTTGAAAATCCAAGCAATTTGAAAGATAATGCTTTTCTGAATGACTGAGATGAGTTGATTTCTTGCTAACATGGAAAGAGTTGACCACATGAAAACAGTACAAAGCAGAGTGATGATGCATGCATGTGGCTCTTTGTGTTCACAGAGCTGGCATCCGTTatgataaaaaggagaaaatatcagAGCCCAGAACAGGGATCGAATGGCTGTCTTCTTATGCAGGTAACCCAATAATTGTGTTTCTATACAAGGTTCTGCTCTAGGTTTTCTATTTTCAAGAATATATTGGTGTTGTGACAATTTAGACTAGTAGGAGTTTTATTTGGTGATTTTCATAATCAGCCATGTTAGAAATCTAGTTTAGTTGTGATTACTAAAATATGTGACGGTTGATTCTGTTTTGTAATATTCTTTTTAGATATTTTCACCTTCTAATGCTCTGGACTAAATTTCTTTCTCTAACATGAAGTTTCCTTAGAAATTAAATTCAAGTGTAATTATTTGGGGATATCTTCATGAGGAGATATCTGTAAACCTGATGATGCTTCAATTACTATATTCTACATTGTTTGTTAAACTGTAGCATCTGTAGACCTTGATTCAGTGGCATTTCAAAACTCAAGATGATACTGTAGCCAGTAAGACATTACTTCAATTCCTACTTTTCTCTTCACAAGTAAGTTTCAGAATTCCTTTATGTGTGTTGGCCACTTAGATGCATTATtcctttaaatatatgtttacattttaatttacacTTTTACTTGCAAACTGCTTAGAGATAATTATGTTTTTTGTATTAAATCTATGTTTATTCCATACAATGTGAatctttttccagtttattttgtcAATTGGTGCTATTGCATCTTTTCCTAAGtccttaaaaaaatctgaaattctCAAATGTATCTATCTGAAATTCCAATGATTGGCTAAGATTCTTCCTCTGCTAGAATTGAGGAAATCACCTCCCTAATAAATAGAAAgcgaaattttttaaaaattgctttacttttttattaaaactttaatcaacatttatttgtatataacatATTAACTAAATATACAATTTTATCAACTTCTAAATGGAAGGAGACTGTAGCAACTCATTTACTTAATAATGTGTTGTTTTCTcacatatgtattttaattacTTGCTGCTCTTTAAGACTTTTGAGGTTCAGGGCAATATATTACTCAGCATTCTATTACAATATCTGGAAGTattggatcataataaactataATTCTCATTGATTAAATATATTAGTAAAGTATCTTAAGACTTCAGGATTCACTAATAACAATTATATTTACAGGTAATTTTGACCTGAACTCTGAAATAATACAGGCAGAAGCACCTATGGAACAAAGGAACAATGTAACTGAATTTGTCCTTTTGGGGCTCACTCAAAGCATCCAGGGCCGGAAAATATTATTTGTCATGTTCTTGTTCATTTATATTGTGACCATGGTGGGCAACCTACTTATTGTCCTGACTGTGGTGGTCAGTCCAATCCTGTATACCCCTATGTACTTCTTTCTTGGCTGTTTATCATTTATGGATGCTATTTATTCTACTACAGTCACACCAAATATGATTATAGACTTACTGTATGGAAGGAAAaccatttccttccaggcttgCGTGACCCAGCTTTTTATTTGGCACTTTTTTGGTGGTGCTGATATATTCCTCCTGGTggtcatggcctatgaccgctatgtaGCCATCTGCAAACCTTTGCATTATTTGACCATCATGAAAAAGCGAGTGTGtgttctgttgctgctgttgaCCTGGATTGGTGGGTTTTTACATGGTGTATTTCATCCTCTCTTTGTCTACAATCTTCCCTTCTGTGGCCCCAATGTCATTGACCACTTTATGTGTGACATGTACCCCTTGTTAAAACTTGCTTGCACTGACACCCAAGTTACTGCCATTATAGTACTTACCAATGATGGGGCAATATGTGTGATCATCTTTTCTCTCTTACTCATCTCCTATGGGGTCATTCTGCACTCCCTGAAGAATCGTGGTCAGGTAGGGAGGCACAAAGCCTTGTCCACCTGTGGCTCCCAAATTACTGTGGTGATCCTCTTCTTTGTGCcctgtatttttatgtatatcaGACCTCCTTTTACCTTGTCCGTTGATAAATCCTTGACTCTGTTTTACAGCATTATCACCCCTATGTTGAACCCACTCATCTATACTCTGAGAAATGGCGAGATGAAAAATGCCATGAAAAAGCTC
This window of the Capricornis sumatraensis isolate serow.1 chromosome 3, serow.2, whole genome shotgun sequence genome carries:
- the LOC138075534 gene encoding putative olfactory receptor 4A4: MEQRNNVTEFVLLGLTQSIQGRKILFVMFLFIYIVTMVGNLLIVLTVVVSPILYTPMYFFLGCLSFMDAIYSTTVTPNMIIDLLYGRKTISFQACVTQLFIWHFFGGADIFLLVVMAYDRYVAICKPLHYLTIMKKRVCVLLLLLTWIGGFLHGVFHPLFVYNLPFCGPNVIDHFMCDMYPLLKLACTDTQVTAIIVLTNDGAICVIIFSLLLISYGVILHSLKNRGQVGRHKALSTCGSQITVVILFFVPCIFMYIRPPFTLSVDKSLTLFYSIITPMLNPLIYTLRNGEMKNAMKKLWTTKRK